One Aegilops tauschii subsp. strangulata cultivar AL8/78 chromosome 7, Aet v6.0, whole genome shotgun sequence genomic window carries:
- the LOC120971099 gene encoding uncharacterized protein, with protein MVEIFDPSKGRFIVQELVGEVSLGAVDVECILALENHGLSAEGILGEEGEDVKDRVPPQFLSKTTGNIVIDDLIVDITKNTSADDDFIRRVVLVLLGTVLAPTSIKTVPKQYYALVDDVKRIFKINWNAFTLRVLLDCLRNVRKGKHLRQWPRGNLALLQYLYWEKVQPLEGECAFNPSLSMEPLMRNWTEAAASRRDKFDYDQGRGRGNIKIEDNITKEYRAQERKVPEPEKPKMKPAVGAAKKSKLASNADEMMNLIMKRCMDYIRSQMKEIPEQVAERLLEKLNQNGVMYKPAAAAASGNNDADLEVDSFENGPPEKKEFVYKDDSDGLEPVIDLTQPNEPVVNQNNDDEEKTPAKLNVDKTTKPTDECGATPDNPWIVGNSPRAESSDIDISASSIDRMVGKSKGKKSAATAKEDDVISGKRRRTVPKKFESPFKLDKPGKRSARALFSDNDMEGSVKDDLAQELIDAAVAFVEAAARSEKNMTKRVYYNERGTSVTVERIRPVIDAYQTHLALRVGHDRHLCPAWRSKYLVDRAKARDNPKSSKYNMDSALSRAGAVRRVLDEYTVRDKSFIALNVGNTHWITVVMHNRKKEFRVFDSLYPLEFSLDTVKALRLAIAIDMEEANRITPGKYPDVTKWPIIPQIDMPPQEDGNSCGLFVIEVMEHWDGDRWTADFTQGTVNARRRRLIAELVLSPTNTLECVKNKIRDIAKKSKA; from the exons ATGGTTGAGATATTTGATCCTAGCAAGGGCAGATTCATTGTACAAGAGTTGGTTGGCGAAGTGTCTCTCGGTGCCGTGGATGTTGAGTGCATCTTGGCCTTGGAGAACCACGGACTGTCGGCAGAAGGTATTCTCGGTGAGGAAGGTGAGGATGTTAAAGATCGAGTGCCGCCTCAATTCCTGAGCAAGACCACAGGTAACATAGTCATCGATGATCTGATTGTGGACATCACAAAAAATACATCTGCCGACGACGATTTCATTCGGAGAGTTGTCCTCGTGTTGCTTGGAACAGTTCTTGCTCCCACGTCGATCAAGACTGTACCAAAGCAATATTACGCATTGGTGGACGATGTGAAGCGTATATTCAAGATTAATTGGAATGCATTCACCCTCCGGGTTCTGCTGGACTGCCTTCGCAATGTGAGGAAAGGCAAACACCTCCGCCAATGGCCGAGAGGGAACTTAGCTCTCCTGCAG TACCTGTACTGGGAGAAGGTTCAGCCTCTGGAAGGTGAATGCGCATTCAATCCTAGCTTGTCCATGGAACCTCTAATGAGGAATTGGACTGAAGCTGCAGCCTCAAGGAGAGACAAGTTTGATTATGACCAAGGTCGTGGCCGTGGTAACATCAAG ATTGAAGACAACATAACCAAGGAGTATAGGGCGCAGGAGCGCAAAGTACCCGAACCAGAAAAGCCAAAAATGAAGCCCGCCGTTGGTGCGGCAAAGAAGTCCAAGCTAGCCTCAAACGCGGACGAGATGATGAACCTCATCATGAAGCGGTGTATGGATTACATACGCAGCCAAATGAAGGAAATACCAGAACAAGTAGCCGAG AGATTGTTAGAGAAGTTGAACCAAAATGGTGTGATGTACAAGCCAGCGGCTGCTGCGGCTTCCGGCAACAACGATGCCGACCTAGAAGTGGATTCCTTTGAGAATGGTCCGCCAGAAAAAAAAGAATTCGTGTACAAGGATGACTCTGACGGTCTAGAGCCGGTGATTGATTTGACACAGCCTAACGAGCCTGTTGTAAACCAGAACAACGATGATGAGGAA AAAACACCTGCCAAGTTAAATGTTGACAAGACAACGAAGCCTACTGATGAGTGCGGCGCAACACCGGACAACCCTTGGATTGTAGGTAATTCTCCTCGAGCAGAATCGTCCGACATTGACATTTCTGCAAGTTCTATCGACAGGATGGTGGGTAAGAGCAAGGGGAAAAAGTCTGCAGCAACCGCAAAAGAAGACGATGTTATATCCGGGAAGCGCCGACGGACTGTTCCcaagaaatttgaatcccccTTTAAACTTGACAAGCCCGGCAAGCGAAGCGCTCGCG CTCTATTTAGTGACAATGACATGGAAGGCTCTGTTAAGGACGATTTGGCACAGGAACTCATCGATGCTGCTGTTGCGTTTGTGGAGGCAGCTGCTCGGTCTGAGAAGAATATGACAAAAAGAGTTTACTACAATGAACGTGGCACCTCTGTGACTGTGGAGAGAATACGACCG GTTATCGATGCTTATCAGACACATTTGGCTCTGCGCGTTGGTCATGATCGGCACCTCTGTCCAGCCTGGAGGTCCAAATACCTTGTTGATCGTGCTAAGGCACGAGACAACCCTAAATCGTCGAAATACAACATGGATAGTGCGCTGAGCAGAGCTGGAGCAGTACGTAGGGTTCTGGACGAGTATACCGTCCGTGATAAG TCATTTATCGCGTTGAACGTCGGCAATACACACTGGATCACCGTGGTGATGCACAACCGCAAGAAAGAATTCCGAGTTTTTGATTCGCTCTATCCTCTCGAGTTCTCTCTCGACACTGTGAAAGCACTG CGACTAGCAATAGCAATTGATATGGAAGAGGCAAACCGTATTACACCTGGCAAATATCCAGACGTCACTAAGTGGCCTATCATACCTCAGATCGACATGCCACCACAAGAGGACGG GAACTCTTGTGGCCTTTTTGTGATTGAAGTTATGGAGCATTGGGATGGGGATCGATGGACCGCCGATTTTACCCAG GGCACGGTTAATGCAAGGAGAAGGCGTCTCATCGCCGAGTTGGTTCTCTCACCTACCAACACGCTCGAATGTGTGAAGAACAAAATCCGCGACATCGCAAAGAAAAGCAAGGCGTGA